From the Salinimicrobium tongyeongense genome, one window contains:
- a CDS encoding protein-disulfide reductase DsbD family protein encodes MRSPLFLIVFFLGFFNAQAQIFDPNNLGQGMEDPIEWEASLEQENDSVYQLVFKAFLEPGWHLYSQEEVKIDIAPIPTAFTFSEAPEKYELVGPTVEPDVPALYDAVFEADITYFEKEAVFKQKIRVLDATELLITAEVYFSVCDDEKCLPPETERFSFNIGENRVEEGFTDLEVSDKDQRLTEALNIDVKGVGGVDIADEKEHNYSTIFFLGFIGGLIALLTPCVFPMIPLTVSFFTKGAKTRRKGLVNAIMYGVFIFLIYLLLSLPFHLLDSLDPGILNNISTNTTLNIIFFVIFIFFAFSFFGYYEITLPSSWSNKMDDKASSFGGVIGVFFMALTLALVSFSCTGPILGSLLGSSLTTDGGATQLSFGMGGFGLALALPFALFALFPNWLNSLPKSGGWLNSVKVVLGFIELALAFKFLSNADLVQHWGLLKREIFIGIWIVVGLGLLLYLFGLLRFPHDGPKTKLGKGRLLLGIATLVFVVYLVPGLTNTPAANLKLLSGFPPPLFYSIYEKETDGPLGLKAYKDFEEGVAAAKAENKPILLDFTGWACVNCRKMEEQVWSDPEVFDLMQDEFVLISLYVDDRKELPKDQKFNYQKPTGGIKEIKTIGDKWATFQTLNFRNNSQPFYVLLDHNMNMLNQPVGYTPDSEEFAAWLRQGVEEFNAR; translated from the coding sequence ATGAGATCACCCCTATTTTTAATCGTTTTCTTTTTAGGTTTTTTTAATGCCCAGGCCCAGATATTTGACCCCAATAACCTGGGGCAGGGAATGGAAGACCCCATAGAGTGGGAGGCCAGCCTGGAGCAGGAGAACGACTCTGTATATCAGCTCGTGTTTAAGGCATTTCTGGAACCCGGCTGGCATTTGTATTCCCAGGAAGAAGTGAAGATTGACATTGCGCCCATCCCTACAGCTTTTACTTTTTCTGAGGCTCCCGAAAAATATGAACTGGTGGGGCCTACCGTTGAGCCTGATGTTCCGGCACTCTACGATGCAGTTTTTGAAGCCGATATCACCTATTTTGAAAAGGAAGCAGTCTTTAAGCAGAAGATCAGGGTGCTTGATGCCACTGAACTGCTGATCACTGCGGAAGTTTATTTTTCGGTTTGTGACGATGAGAAATGCCTGCCGCCCGAAACAGAACGCTTCAGCTTCAATATTGGAGAAAATCGGGTAGAGGAAGGTTTTACAGACCTCGAGGTCTCAGATAAAGATCAGCGGCTTACCGAAGCCCTGAATATTGATGTAAAAGGAGTGGGCGGAGTCGATATTGCCGATGAAAAAGAGCATAATTACAGTACCATTTTCTTCCTTGGTTTCATTGGCGGACTCATCGCCCTGCTCACGCCCTGTGTGTTCCCAATGATTCCCCTAACCGTTTCCTTTTTTACCAAAGGCGCGAAAACACGCAGAAAAGGCCTGGTAAATGCCATCATGTACGGGGTATTCATATTCCTGATCTACCTTTTGCTCAGTTTGCCGTTCCACCTGCTGGATTCGCTAGATCCCGGTATCCTCAACAATATTTCTACCAACACCACATTGAATATTATCTTCTTCGTGATCTTTATCTTCTTCGCCTTTTCATTTTTTGGGTATTACGAGATCACGCTGCCCAGTTCCTGGAGCAATAAGATGGACGACAAGGCTTCCAGCTTTGGAGGGGTTATAGGCGTTTTCTTTATGGCGCTAACCCTCGCCCTGGTTTCTTTCTCGTGTACAGGGCCTATTTTAGGGTCTCTGCTGGGAAGTTCCCTTACTACCGATGGGGGTGCAACCCAGTTGTCTTTTGGGATGGGAGGTTTTGGCCTGGCCCTTGCGCTTCCGTTTGCCTTGTTTGCACTTTTTCCCAACTGGCTCAATTCACTGCCAAAAAGCGGCGGCTGGCTCAATTCGGTAAAAGTTGTGCTTGGGTTCATCGAACTGGCACTGGCATTTAAGTTCCTTTCCAACGCCGATCTTGTGCAGCACTGGGGGCTCCTAAAAAGGGAAATTTTCATTGGCATCTGGATCGTGGTAGGCCTCGGCCTGCTGCTGTACCTGTTCGGGCTGCTGCGTTTTCCTCATGATGGGCCAAAAACGAAACTGGGTAAAGGGAGATTGCTGCTGGGTATTGCCACCCTGGTCTTTGTGGTTTACCTCGTTCCGGGCCTCACCAACACGCCTGCAGCCAACCTTAAACTTCTAAGTGGTTTCCCGCCACCTTTGTTTTACAGTATCTATGAAAAAGAAACAGACGGGCCTTTAGGTCTTAAGGCGTATAAAGATTTTGAAGAAGGCGTTGCGGCAGCAAAAGCTGAAAATAAACCCATTCTTCTCGATTTTACCGGCTGGGCCTGTGTGAACTGCCGAAAAATGGAAGAGCAGGTGTGGAGTGACCCTGAAGTTTTTGACCTCATGCAGGATGAATTTGTGCTCATTTCCCTTTATGTAGACGACCGCAAAGAGCTGCCCAAAGATCAGAAGTTCAATTACCAGAAACCTACCGGCGGTATAAAGGAGATAAAAACCATTGGAGACAAATGGGCCACTTTTCAAACCCTTAACTTCCGGAATAACTCCCAGCCGTTTTACGTTCTGCTAGACCACAACATGAATATGCTCAACCAGCCGGTTGGTTATACGCCCGATTCAGAAGAGTTTGCGGCCTGGCTCAGGCAGGGAGTAGAAGAATTTAATGCCCGGTAA